From a single Bradyrhizobium sediminis genomic region:
- the fdhF gene encoding formate dehydrogenase subunit alpha, whose protein sequence is MTKIQFELDGQQVEAVNGETIWQVAKRQGREIPHLCYSPEPDYRPDGNCRACMVEIEGERVLAASCKRTPSVGMKVKSASPRATAAQKMVMELLVADQPARATSHDPDSKFWHWAEKTGVTESRFPSAERWEGDASHPAMRVNLDACIQCGLCVRACREVQVNDVIGMAYRSHESKIVFDFDDPMGESTCVACGECVQACPTGALMPAVMLDDKQTRVTYADRKVDSLCPFCGVGCQVTYEVKDEKIIYAEGRDGPANHNRLCVKGRFGFDYIHHPHRLTKPLVRLPNARKDANDQVDPANPFTHFREASWEEALDLAAKGLVKIRDKKGVKALAGFGSAKGSNEEAYLFQKLVRTGFGSNNVDHCTRLCHASSVAALMEGLNSGAVSAPFAAAMDAEVIIVIGANPTVNHPVAATFIKNAAKRGARLIVMDPRRQTLSRHADKHLQFKPGSDVAMLNAMLNTIISEGLTDEQYIAGYTEGFDELRERIKEFTPEKMEPICGIPAETLREVARIYARSRASLIFWGMGISQHVHGTDNARCLIALALVTGQIGRPGTGLHPLRGQNNVQGASDAGLIPMFLPDYQPVGRTDLREPFEKLWHQDLDPVRGLTVVEIMNAIHAGEISGMYIEGENPAMSDPDLQHARGALAKLEHLVVQDLFVTETAFHADVILPASAFAEKSGTFTNTDRRVQLAREVVKPPGDARQDLWIIQEIARRMGLPWNYAGPADVFTEMTEVMPSLHNISWERLVREGAVTYPVDDPDKPGNEIIFTTGFPTASGRGKIVPANVSPPDELPDGEYPMVLSTGRVLEHWHTGSMTRRSQVLDQIEPEAVAFMSPKDMRKLQVWPGDKVRLQTRRGAVEVKVRSDRDVPENMVFMPFCYAEAAANLLTNPALDPFGKIPEFKFCAVKAERAEVRAAAE, encoded by the coding sequence ATGACGAAGATCCAGTTCGAACTCGACGGCCAGCAGGTCGAGGCCGTCAACGGCGAGACCATCTGGCAGGTGGCAAAGCGCCAGGGCCGCGAGATCCCGCATCTCTGTTATTCGCCGGAGCCGGACTACCGGCCCGACGGCAATTGCCGCGCCTGCATGGTCGAGATCGAGGGCGAGCGGGTGCTGGCGGCCTCCTGCAAGCGCACGCCGAGCGTCGGCATGAAGGTCAAATCGGCGAGCCCGCGCGCGACTGCCGCGCAAAAGATGGTGATGGAATTGCTGGTCGCCGACCAGCCAGCGCGCGCAACCTCGCACGATCCCGATTCGAAATTCTGGCACTGGGCCGAAAAAACCGGCGTCACCGAAAGTCGCTTTCCCTCGGCGGAGCGCTGGGAGGGTGACGCCAGCCATCCGGCGATGCGCGTCAATCTCGACGCCTGCATCCAGTGCGGGCTGTGCGTGCGCGCCTGCCGCGAGGTTCAGGTCAACGACGTCATCGGCATGGCGTATCGCAGTCATGAATCCAAGATCGTATTCGACTTCGACGATCCGATGGGGGAATCGACCTGCGTCGCCTGCGGCGAGTGCGTACAGGCCTGTCCGACCGGCGCGCTGATGCCCGCGGTGATGCTCGACGACAAGCAGACCCGCGTCACCTATGCCGACCGCAAGGTGGATTCGCTGTGTCCGTTCTGCGGCGTCGGCTGTCAGGTCACCTATGAGGTCAAGGACGAGAAGATCATCTATGCCGAGGGCCGCGACGGCCCGGCCAATCACAACCGGCTCTGCGTCAAGGGACGTTTTGGATTTGATTACATCCATCACCCGCATCGCCTGACCAAGCCGCTGGTGCGGCTGCCGAATGCCAGGAAGGACGCCAACGACCAGGTCGATCCGGCCAATCCCTTCACGCATTTCCGCGAAGCGTCCTGGGAAGAGGCGCTCGATCTCGCGGCCAAGGGCCTCGTCAAGATTCGCGACAAGAAGGGCGTCAAGGCGCTGGCCGGTTTCGGCTCCGCCAAAGGCTCCAACGAGGAAGCGTATTTGTTCCAGAAGCTGGTGCGCACCGGCTTCGGCTCCAACAACGTCGATCACTGCACGCGGCTGTGCCACGCCTCGTCGGTCGCCGCCTTGATGGAAGGCCTCAACTCCGGCGCGGTGTCGGCGCCGTTTGCGGCGGCCATGGACGCCGAAGTCATCATCGTGATCGGCGCCAATCCGACCGTGAACCACCCGGTCGCCGCGACCTTCATCAAGAACGCGGCCAAGCGCGGCGCCAGGCTGATCGTGATGGATCCGCGCCGGCAGACGTTGTCGCGCCATGCCGACAAGCACCTTCAGTTCAAGCCCGGCAGCGACGTTGCGATGCTGAACGCGATGCTCAACACCATCATCAGCGAAGGCCTGACCGACGAACAATATATCGCCGGCTATACCGAAGGCTTCGACGAACTGAGAGAGCGCATCAAGGAATTCACGCCGGAGAAGATGGAGCCGATCTGCGGCATTCCGGCCGAGACCCTGCGCGAAGTGGCGCGGATCTATGCGCGCTCGCGCGCTTCCCTGATCTTCTGGGGCATGGGCATCAGCCAGCACGTCCACGGCACCGACAATGCGCGCTGCCTGATCGCGCTGGCGCTGGTCACCGGCCAGATCGGCCGTCCCGGCACCGGGCTGCATCCGCTGCGCGGCCAGAACAACGTGCAGGGGGCTTCCGACGCCGGCCTGATCCCGATGTTCCTGCCAGATTACCAGCCGGTCGGCCGCACCGACCTGCGCGAACCGTTCGAAAAGCTCTGGCACCAGGACCTCGATCCCGTGCGCGGGCTGACCGTGGTCGAGATCATGAACGCGATCCATGCCGGCGAAATATCAGGCATGTATATCGAGGGCGAAAACCCGGCGATGTCCGACCCCGATCTGCAGCACGCCCGCGGGGCGCTGGCCAAACTCGAGCATCTGGTGGTGCAGGACCTGTTCGTCACCGAAACCGCGTTTCATGCCGACGTGATCCTGCCGGCCTCGGCATTCGCCGAGAAATCCGGCACCTTCACCAACACCGACCGCCGCGTGCAGCTGGCGCGCGAGGTGGTCAAGCCGCCGGGCGACGCGCGGCAGGATCTCTGGATCATCCAGGAAATCGCCAGGCGCATGGGACTGCCCTGGAACTACGCCGGCCCGGCCGACGTCTTCACCGAGATGACAGAGGTGATGCCGTCGCTGCACAACATCAGCTGGGAGCGGCTGGTGCGCGAGGGTGCGGTGACCTATCCGGTCGACGACCCCGACAAGCCCGGCAACGAGATCATCTTCACCACCGGGTTCCCGACCGCGAGCGGCCGCGGCAAGATCGTGCCGGCGAATGTCTCGCCGCCGGACGAATTGCCGGACGGCGAATACCCGATGGTGCTCTCCACGGGCCGCGTGCTCGAACACTGGCACACCGGCTCGATGACGCGGCGCTCACAGGTGCTCGACCAGATCGAGCCGGAGGCGGTGGCGTTCATGTCGCCGAAGGACATGCGGAAGCTGCAGGTCTGGCCGGGCGACAAGGTGCGGCTGCAAACCCGCCGCGGCGCCGTCGAGGTCAAGGTGCGTTCCGACCGCGACGTGCCGGAGAACATGGTGTTCATGCCGTTCTGCTACGCCGAAGCCGCCGCCAACCTGTTGACCAACCCCGCGCTCGATCCGTTCGGCAAGATCCCCGAATTCAAGTTCTGCGCGGTCAAGGCCGAGCGCGCCGAGGTCCGCGCCGCGGCGGAGTGA
- a CDS encoding magnesium and cobalt transport protein CorA translates to MDAASTAAGTTVHVAEGVVAAGVYVDGRRVANIAIEEAASWRSKPGHVVWIGLHEPDMALLSSVQRQFELHDLAIEDADHAHQRPKIEQYGDALFIVARTAQLAGEGIAFGETHLFVGEGYIVSVRHGASTSYTPVRERCESCPRALARGEDYILYAILDFIVDNYSPVLETIHAEVEAMEAHVLASAMTRAEIERLYSLRRDLLRLRNAVGPLVEVCRKLEHDNLPMVRPAMQPQFRDVTDHVRTIQEQIDSLREVLAFAFEASLLIGQAQETAVSKKLASWLAIIAVPTAIAGIYGMNFKHMPELDWEYGYFAVIGSILIVCAALFWRFRRVGWL, encoded by the coding sequence ATGGACGCAGCATCGACAGCCGCAGGAACGACCGTGCACGTTGCCGAAGGAGTCGTCGCGGCCGGTGTCTATGTTGACGGCCGGCGCGTCGCCAACATCGCGATCGAGGAGGCCGCGAGCTGGCGCAGCAAGCCGGGCCATGTGGTGTGGATCGGCCTGCACGAACCGGATATGGCGCTCCTGAGCAGCGTGCAGCGGCAGTTCGAATTGCACGATCTCGCGATCGAGGATGCGGACCACGCCCATCAGCGACCGAAGATCGAACAATATGGTGACGCGCTGTTCATCGTGGCGCGCACCGCGCAACTCGCCGGCGAAGGCATCGCCTTCGGGGAGACCCATTTGTTTGTCGGCGAGGGATATATCGTTTCAGTCCGTCACGGCGCCTCGACGTCCTATACGCCGGTGCGTGAACGCTGCGAGAGCTGCCCACGAGCGCTCGCCCGCGGCGAGGACTATATCCTCTATGCCATCCTCGATTTCATCGTCGATAACTACTCGCCGGTGCTCGAAACCATCCACGCGGAGGTCGAGGCGATGGAGGCGCATGTGCTCGCGAGCGCGATGACCCGGGCGGAGATCGAGCGGCTTTATTCGCTGCGACGCGATCTGTTGCGCCTGCGCAACGCAGTCGGGCCCCTGGTCGAGGTCTGCCGCAAGCTCGAGCACGACAACCTGCCGATGGTGCGGCCTGCCATGCAGCCGCAGTTTCGCGATGTCACCGATCATGTCCGCACGATTCAGGAGCAGATCGATTCGCTGCGCGAGGTGCTCGCATTCGCATTCGAAGCAAGCCTTCTGATCGGCCAGGCGCAGGAGACCGCGGTCTCCAAGAAGCTCGCCTCATGGCTTGCCATCATCGCAGTCCCGACTGCGATCGCCGGGATCTACGGCATGAACTTCAAGCACATGCCGGAACTGGATTGGGAATACGGCTACTTCGCCGTGATCGGCTCGATCCTGATCGTATGCGCTGCCTTGTTCTGGCGATTTCGCCGCGTCGGATGGCTGTAA
- the dapA gene encoding 4-hydroxy-tetrahydrodipicolinate synthase, producing MTLLPNPATWLAGYIPDLPTPFDEAGALDLTAFAVLCERQIKAGVTAIVVGETAGEASTLTPAEHEAIVRAAVGIARGRVRVIAGAGSNSTSQAIELTRRAEAAGADAVLSVVPYYNKPMQSGIFAHFQAIADAATLPIILHDVPARTIRELSDDTLTQLARSKQFIGLRDATGDITRPMRLRSLLPHGFRLLSGDDATALAFIANGGDGCISTISNVAPELCLAVFSSCRQGRLQSARYLHNRLAALTSALSKESPAALKYALCLLGFMSPATRLPIVELADPAKAEVASAIAGIGDEDLGCPIESWRGPRLHADSPARL from the coding sequence ATGACGCTCCTCCCCAATCCCGCCACCTGGCTGGCAGGCTACATACCCGATCTTCCGACTCCATTTGACGAAGCCGGCGCGCTCGATCTGACCGCGTTTGCGGTACTTTGCGAACGCCAGATCAAGGCCGGCGTCACGGCGATCGTGGTCGGCGAAACAGCCGGCGAAGCCTCCACCCTGACGCCGGCCGAGCACGAAGCCATCGTTCGAGCTGCCGTCGGGATCGCGCGCGGCCGGGTCCGCGTCATTGCCGGCGCGGGATCGAATTCGACCAGCCAGGCGATCGAGTTGACCCGGCGCGCCGAAGCCGCCGGCGCCGACGCGGTTCTTTCTGTGGTGCCCTACTACAACAAGCCGATGCAGAGCGGCATTTTCGCGCACTTTCAGGCGATCGCCGACGCCGCCACGCTACCCATCATCCTGCACGACGTTCCGGCCCGGACCATCCGCGAATTGTCCGACGATACTCTGACGCAGCTCGCCCGATCGAAGCAGTTCATCGGATTGCGCGATGCGACGGGCGACATCACCCGTCCGATGCGGCTTCGGTCGCTGCTGCCTCACGGGTTTCGGCTGCTGTCCGGAGACGACGCGACGGCGCTGGCTTTCATCGCCAATGGCGGGGATGGCTGCATCTCCACGATTTCGAACGTCGCGCCGGAACTGTGCCTGGCGGTGTTCTCGAGCTGCCGGCAGGGACGGCTGCAGAGCGCGCGATACCTGCACAACCGGCTTGCGGCGCTGACATCAGCGCTTTCCAAAGAGAGCCCGGCGGCGCTCAAATATGCGCTGTGCCTGCTCGGCTTCATGTCGCCGGCCACCCGCCTGCCGATCGTCGAGTTGGCGGATCCGGCGAAAGCCGAGGTGGCGAGTGCGATCGCCGGGATCGGCGACGAGGATCTGGGCTGTCCGATCGAGAGTTGGCGCGGACCTCGCCTTCACGCGGATTCGCCTGCCAGATTGTAG
- a CDS encoding K(+)-transporting ATPase subunit F: MIFDYSLAAIVSAGLLFYLTYALLRPERF, encoded by the coding sequence ATGATCTTCGATTATTCACTCGCCGCCATCGTCTCCGCCGGGCTGCTGTTTTACCTGACCTACGCCCTGCTGCGGCCAGAGCGGTTCTGA
- the kdpA gene encoding potassium-transporting ATPase subunit KdpA has product MTVIGWIQIILYCAIVVALAKPLGWYMTRVFNGEGTFLSPVLRPVEAGLYWIGGVDEKREQHWLTYTVAMLLFHVAGFLVLYALMRLQAVLPFNPQEQSAVAEDLSFNTAISFITNTNWQNYGGESTLSYLVQMLGLTHQNFLSAATGIALAVALIRGFSRSSMRTIGNFWVDVTRCTLYVLLPICIVYTLFLVWQGMPQTLGAYVDATTLEGAKQTIAVGPVASQVAIKMLGTNGGGFFNANAAHPFENPTALSNFVQMLSIFVLGAALTNVFGRMVGNQRQGWAILAVMGVLFISGVAVTYWAEANGTTALSALGLSGGNMEGKEVRFGIVASSLFAVITTAASCGAVNAMHDSFTALGGMIPLINMQLGEIIVGGVGAGMYGMLLFVVLAIFVAGLMVGRTPEYVGKKIEAREVKMAMLAILILPLMILGWTAVAVVFPPAVASMANAGPHGFTEVLYAFSSATGNNGSAFGGLTGNTFFYNLTLASSMFVGRFLMIIPAMALAGSLAAKKSIPPSAGTLPTTGGLFVGLVVGVILIIGGLTFFPALALGPIVEHLAGNANTLF; this is encoded by the coding sequence ATGACTGTCATTGGCTGGATTCAAATCATTCTGTACTGCGCCATCGTCGTCGCGCTGGCAAAGCCGCTCGGCTGGTACATGACGCGCGTCTTCAACGGTGAGGGCACTTTTCTGTCCCCAGTCCTGCGCCCGGTCGAGGCCGGACTTTACTGGATCGGCGGTGTCGACGAGAAGCGGGAGCAGCACTGGCTGACCTACACCGTCGCGATGCTGTTGTTCCACGTCGCGGGGTTTCTCGTTCTCTACGCGCTGATGCGCCTGCAGGCGGTGTTGCCGTTCAATCCGCAGGAGCAGTCCGCGGTCGCTGAGGACCTGTCCTTCAACACCGCGATCAGCTTCATCACCAATACCAACTGGCAGAACTACGGCGGCGAAAGCACGCTGTCCTACCTGGTGCAGATGCTGGGCCTGACCCACCAGAACTTCCTGTCGGCGGCGACCGGCATCGCACTGGCGGTGGCGCTGATCCGCGGCTTCTCCCGTTCCTCGATGCGTACCATCGGCAATTTCTGGGTCGATGTGACGCGCTGCACTCTCTATGTCCTGCTGCCGATCTGCATCGTCTACACCCTGTTCCTGGTCTGGCAGGGCATGCCGCAGACGCTTGGCGCCTATGTCGATGCCACGACATTGGAAGGCGCGAAACAAACCATTGCCGTCGGGCCGGTCGCCTCCCAGGTCGCCATCAAGATGCTCGGCACCAATGGCGGCGGCTTCTTCAACGCCAATGCCGCGCACCCGTTCGAGAACCCGACCGCGCTGTCGAACTTCGTGCAGATGCTTTCGATCTTCGTGCTCGGCGCAGCCCTTACCAACGTGTTCGGCCGCATGGTCGGCAACCAGCGCCAGGGCTGGGCGATCCTGGCGGTGATGGGCGTATTGTTCATATCGGGCGTGGCCGTCACCTACTGGGCGGAGGCCAATGGTACGACTGCGCTGAGCGCGCTCGGACTGAGCGGCGGCAACATGGAGGGCAAGGAGGTCCGCTTCGGCATCGTCGCGTCATCGCTGTTCGCGGTCATCACCACGGCGGCTTCCTGCGGTGCCGTCAACGCCATGCATGATAGCTTCACCGCGCTCGGCGGCATGATTCCGCTCATCAACATGCAGCTCGGCGAAATCATCGTCGGCGGCGTCGGCGCCGGCATGTACGGCATGCTGCTGTTCGTCGTGCTGGCGATCTTCGTCGCGGGCCTGATGGTCGGCCGCACCCCGGAATATGTCGGCAAGAAGATCGAGGCGCGCGAGGTCAAGATGGCGATGCTTGCCATCCTGATCCTGCCGCTGATGATCCTCGGCTGGACCGCTGTCGCCGTGGTGTTTCCGCCGGCCGTGGCGTCGATGGCCAACGCCGGCCCGCACGGTTTTACCGAGGTGCTCTACGCCTTCAGCTCGGCAACCGGCAACAACGGCTCGGCGTTCGGCGGGCTCACCGGCAACACCTTCTTCTACAATCTCACGCTGGCCAGTTCGATGTTCGTCGGCCGGTTCCTGATGATCATCCCGGCCATGGCGCTGGCGGGTTCGCTGGCCGCGAAGAAGTCGATTCCGCCGTCTGCCGGCACGCTGCCGACCACCGGCGGGCTGTTCGTCGGCCTGGTTGTCGGCGTGATCCTGATCATCGGCGGTCTCACCTTCTTCCCGGCGCTGGCGCTCGGCCCGATCGTCGAGCATCTCGCCGGCAACGCCAACACCCTGTTCTGA
- the kdpB gene encoding potassium-transporting ATPase subunit KdpB has product MEVVHKLNKRMPVSAMLDPKIVMPAIGAAVTKLDPRLMIKNPVMFVVEVVAALTTVIFLRDLVTGGANLAFTFQIILWLWFTVLFANFAEAVAEGRGKAQAESLKRTRTESQAKLVTGSDKAYRLVSGTSLKVGDVVLVEAGDNIPSDGEVIEGVASVNEAAITGESAPVIRESGGDRSAVTGGTQVLSDWIRVRITAAQGSTFIDRMIKLVEGAERQKTPNEIALNILLAGLSIIFIFATVTIPSYAAYAGGSVSVVVLVALFVTLIPTTIGALLSAIGIAGMDRLVRFNVLAMSGRAVEAAGDVDTLLLDKTGTITLGNRQATAFRPVRGVTEQELADAAQLASLADETPEGRSIVVLAKEKYGIRSRDMAELNATFIPFTAQTRMSGVDAGASAVRKGAVDAILNYVTGGSGTHTIAAGNTVRSLQSAANSDIARDIQAISDEIAKSGGTPLAVAKDGRLLGVVQLKDIVKGGIRERFAELRRMGIRTIMITGDNPMTAAAIAAEAGVDDFLAQATPEDKLKLIRDEQAKGKLVAMCGDGTNDAPALAQADVGVAMNTGTQAAREAGNMVDLDSNPTKLIEVVEIGKQLLMTRGALTTFSIANDVAKYFAIIPAIFLTFYPQLDALNIMHLASPQSAILSAIIFNALIIIALIPLALKGVGYRAIGAGALLRRNLMIYGVGGIIIPFIGIKAIDLIVAALHLA; this is encoded by the coding sequence ATGGAAGTCGTTCATAAATTGAACAAGCGGATGCCGGTGTCGGCGATGCTCGATCCGAAGATCGTGATGCCCGCCATAGGCGCGGCGGTGACAAAACTCGATCCGCGGCTGATGATCAAGAACCCCGTGATGTTCGTGGTCGAGGTCGTCGCCGCACTCACCACGGTGATCTTCCTGCGCGACCTCGTGACCGGCGGCGCCAACCTCGCCTTCACCTTCCAGATCATCCTGTGGCTGTGGTTCACGGTGCTGTTCGCCAATTTCGCCGAGGCCGTCGCGGAAGGCCGCGGCAAGGCGCAGGCCGAGTCGCTGAAGAGGACCCGCACCGAGAGCCAGGCCAAGCTCGTGACCGGTTCCGACAAGGCCTATCGTCTGGTCTCCGGCACCAGCCTCAAGGTCGGCGACGTCGTGCTGGTCGAGGCCGGCGACAATATTCCCTCCGATGGCGAAGTGATCGAGGGCGTTGCCTCGGTCAACGAGGCCGCGATAACAGGCGAATCCGCGCCGGTGATCCGCGAATCCGGCGGCGACCGCTCGGCGGTCACCGGCGGCACCCAGGTGCTGTCGGACTGGATCCGCGTCCGCATCACCGCGGCGCAGGGATCGACCTTCATCGATCGCATGATCAAGCTGGTCGAAGGCGCCGAGCGGCAGAAAACACCGAACGAGATCGCGCTCAATATCCTGCTCGCGGGCCTGTCCATCATCTTCATATTCGCGACGGTTACGATCCCGAGCTATGCGGCCTATGCCGGCGGTTCGGTGTCGGTGGTGGTGCTGGTGGCGCTGTTCGTCACGCTGATTCCGACCACTATCGGCGCGCTGCTGTCGGCGATCGGCATCGCCGGCATGGACCGGCTGGTGCGCTTCAATGTGCTGGCGATGTCCGGCCGCGCGGTCGAGGCCGCCGGCGACGTCGACACCCTGCTGCTCGACAAGACCGGCACCATCACGCTCGGCAACCGGCAGGCGACGGCGTTCCGTCCCGTCCGCGGCGTCACCGAGCAGGAGCTTGCCGATGCGGCCCAGCTTGCCTCACTGGCGGACGAGACCCCGGAAGGGCGCTCGATCGTGGTGCTGGCGAAGGAGAAATACGGCATCCGTAGCCGCGACATGGCGGAACTCAACGCGACGTTCATTCCGTTCACGGCGCAAACCCGCATGAGCGGTGTCGACGCCGGCGCGTCCGCGGTCCGCAAGGGCGCGGTCGATGCGATCCTGAACTATGTCACCGGTGGAAGCGGAACGCATACGATTGCGGCTGGAAACACCGTGCGGTCGCTTCAGTCCGCCGCGAATTCCGATATCGCCCGCGATATCCAGGCGATTTCGGATGAGATCGCCAAGTCTGGCGGCACCCCGCTGGCGGTGGCCAAGGACGGCCGTCTGCTCGGCGTCGTCCAGCTCAAGGACATCGTCAAGGGCGGCATCCGCGAGCGCTTCGCCGAACTGCGCCGGATGGGCATCCGCACCATCATGATCACCGGCGACAATCCGATGACCGCGGCGGCGATTGCCGCTGAAGCTGGCGTCGACGATTTCCTGGCGCAGGCGACGCCCGAGGACAAGCTGAAGCTGATCCGCGACGAGCAGGCCAAGGGCAAGCTGGTCGCGATGTGCGGCGACGGCACCAATGACGCGCCCGCGCTGGCGCAAGCCGACGTCGGCGTCGCCATGAACACCGGCACCCAGGCCGCCCGCGAGGCCGGCAACATGGTCGATCTCGACTCCAACCCCACAAAACTGATCGAGGTGGTCGAAATCGGCAAGCAGCTGTTGATGACCCGCGGCGCGCTCACCACGTTCTCGATCGCCAACGACGTGGCGAAATACTTCGCCATCATCCCGGCGATCTTCCTGACGTTCTACCCGCAGCTCGATGCACTCAACATCATGCATCTGGCGAGCCCGCAGAGCGCCATCCTGTCGGCGATCATCTTCAATGCGCTGATCATCATCGCGTTGATTCCGCTGGCCCTGAAAGGCGTGGGGTATCGCGCCATCGGCGCCGGCGCGCTCTTGCGCCGCAACCTGATGATCTACGGCGTCGGCGGCATCATCATTCCCTTCATCGGCATCAAGGCGATCGACCTCATCGTCGCCGCTTTGCACCTGGCCTGA
- a CDS encoding K(+)-transporting ATPase subunit C: MLKEIRPAIIVLVLLTLITGLAYPLAMTAIAGVLFPKQAQGSLIEKDGKVIGSALIGQEFKDDKYFHGRPSATSGPDPADSTKTTSVPYNAANSSGSNLGPTSKALNDRIKEDVEKLKAENATASVPVDLVTTSGSGLDPDISPEAALFQVPRVAKARNMPEDRVRQLVTDNTKGRLAGFLGEPRVNVLALNLALDAAASK; encoded by the coding sequence ATGTTGAAAGAAATCCGCCCCGCCATCATCGTGCTGGTCCTGCTGACGCTGATCACGGGCCTCGCCTATCCGCTCGCCATGACCGCCATTGCCGGCGTGCTGTTTCCGAAGCAGGCGCAAGGCAGCCTGATCGAGAAGGACGGCAAGGTGATCGGATCCGCCCTGATCGGGCAGGAATTCAAGGACGACAAATACTTCCATGGCCGGCCGTCGGCGACCTCGGGCCCGGATCCGGCCGATTCGACCAAGACCACCTCGGTGCCGTATAACGCGGCCAATTCCTCCGGCTCCAATCTCGGCCCGACCAGCAAGGCCCTGAACGACCGGATCAAGGAGGACGTCGAGAAGCTGAAGGCCGAAAACGCCACGGCTTCCGTGCCGGTCGATCTCGTCACCACCTCGGGCAGCGGCCTCGATCCCGATATCTCGCCGGAAGCCGCGCTATTCCAGGTGCCGCGTGTTGCGAAGGCCCGAAATATGCCTGAAGATCGCGTCCGCCAACTGGTTACGGACAATACCAAGGGCCGCCTCGCCGGATTTCTTGGCGAACCGCGGGTCAACGTGCTGGCGCTCAATCTGGCGCTGGACGCGGCTGCATCCAAGTAA